In Eleutherodactylus coqui strain aEleCoq1 chromosome 4, aEleCoq1.hap1, whole genome shotgun sequence, the following are encoded in one genomic region:
- the KCNJ15 gene encoding ATP-sensitive inward rectifier potassium channel 15 produces MDSSHSDMSSYPLVGEDIQTEVKPDRPRVISKNGHSNVKIDKVDGVFFLYLQDLWTTVIDMKWRYKLTLFAATFFLTWCFFGVIYFVIAVVHGDVRRDLTSNHTPCVMNVDSFTGAFLFSLESQTTIGYGFRYITEECPLAIVLLVAQLVLTTLIEIFITGTFLAKIARPKKRAETIKFSNKAVVTKHNGKTCLVVQVANMRKSLLIQCQLYGKLLHSYETKEGEKILLKQANMSFHVDSSSESPFLILPLTFYHVLDEHSPLKDLSPENIKTKEFELVVLLNATVESTSTVCQSRTSYLPDEIFWGYEFVPVVSLSSQGKYVADFSNFDKIRKSGEVHKIYFSNFEKQRLEEQLRQKEQKERHHFSVMSVQSDV; encoded by the coding sequence ATGGACAGCAGCCATTCAGACATGTCCAGCTATCCGCTGGTAGGTGAAGACATTCAAACTGAAGTGAAGCCGGACAGACCAAGGGTAATATCAAAGAACGGCCACAGCAATGTGAAAATCGACAAAGTCGATGGCGTCTTTTTTCTGTACCTGCAAGACTTATGGACAACTGTGATTGACATGAAGTGGCGGTATAAGCTCACCCTGTTTGCTGCAACCTTTTTCCTGACATGGTGTTTTTTCGGAGTCATTTATTTTGTTATTGCCGTTGTCCATGGAGACGTCCGGAGAGACCTGACGTCCAACCACACTCCTTGTGTGATGAATGTTGACTCCTTCACTGGTGCCTTCCTGTTTTCTCTAGAGTCACAAACCACAATTGGCTACGGGTTCCGATACATTACTGAGGAATGCCCTTTGGCCATAGTGTTGCTTGTGGCACAGTTGGTCTTAACGACTTTGATTGAAATTTTCATCACAGGTACTTTCCTTGCTAAAATTGCCAGACCCAAAAAACGTGCAGAAACGATAAAATTCAGTAATAAAGCGGTGGTAACAAAACATAATGGAAAGACGTGCTTGGTGGTCCAGGTGGCAAACATGAGGAAGAGTCTTTTAATACAATGTCAACTCTACGGAAAGCTTCTTCATTCATATGAAACCAAGGAAGGGGAGAAGATCCTACTCAAGCAAGCCAACATGAGCTTCCATGTAGACTCTTCTTCTGAAAGTCCCTTTTTAATCTTGCCCTTAACGTTCTACCATGTTCTGGATGAACACAGCCCGCTAAAAGATCTCAGTCCCGAAAACATAAAGACCAAAGAATTTGAACTTGTTGTTCTTCTCAATGCCACTGTGGAGTCTACCAGCACAGTCTGCCAGAGTCGAACATCATATCTTCCAGATGAGATCTTCTGGGGTTACGAATTTGTTCCCGTTGTTTCTTTGTCCTCACAAGGGAAATATGTTGCCGATTTCAGTAATTTTGATAAGATCCGGAAGAGTGGGGAGGTACACAAAATCTACTTCTCTAATTTCGAGAAGCAAAGATTGGAGGAGCAACTAAGACAGAAAGAACAGAAGGAGCGGCACCACTTCTCGGTGATGTCAGTACAGAGCGATGTTTGA